One stretch of Vibrio kanaloae DNA includes these proteins:
- a CDS encoding LysR family transcriptional regulator gives MLKSQFVEVRHFVTVAQLGSFTLAAQALGMTGSALSKSVARLEKQLGTKLLHRTTRRIALTNDGDSYLADCLKAMTILEEAEKRLSNQQLLPSGRVRIDLPAVLGRRAILPKLLELTSKFEQLDLSITFNDRPTDLVSDGIDLALRVGHLENSGDIVARKIGEQKRVICASPSYLATRAPITKKEDIAQHDCIVGWPIGQRHSWLLKNAKGATESVDISARHEIADCEGILQSTLSGAGLAQLPVWLVKQYLDDGQLCPVLEKFNGEGAPISIVWLKTPYILPKIRVIIDEIIALSSRHPDIFEASL, from the coding sequence ATGTTAAAAAGCCAATTTGTGGAAGTTCGTCACTTTGTCACCGTTGCGCAATTGGGGAGTTTTACCCTTGCGGCTCAAGCGCTTGGAATGACCGGTTCAGCTTTAAGTAAAAGCGTTGCTCGACTAGAAAAACAGCTAGGCACCAAACTCCTTCATCGAACAACTCGACGCATCGCGTTAACCAATGATGGGGATTCCTATTTAGCCGACTGCCTTAAAGCGATGACCATTTTAGAGGAAGCAGAGAAGCGCTTAAGCAATCAACAGTTATTGCCATCAGGGCGTGTGCGTATAGATTTACCCGCAGTTCTCGGTAGAAGAGCAATCCTACCCAAGTTGCTAGAATTAACGTCCAAGTTCGAGCAATTAGATCTATCTATTACCTTTAATGACCGTCCTACGGATTTAGTCAGTGACGGGATTGATCTTGCGCTCCGCGTTGGGCACTTAGAAAACTCGGGCGATATTGTTGCACGTAAAATAGGGGAGCAAAAAAGGGTGATATGTGCCTCTCCCTCTTATTTAGCAACGCGAGCACCTATTACCAAAAAAGAAGATATTGCTCAACATGATTGCATCGTCGGTTGGCCTATAGGACAAAGGCATAGTTGGCTGCTGAAAAATGCTAAAGGGGCAACCGAATCTGTTGATATTTCAGCACGTCATGAGATAGCCGACTGTGAAGGTATTTTGCAATCGACTTTATCTGGTGCAGGTTTAGCTCAACTACCAGTATGGTTAGTGAAGCAATACCTTGATGATGGGCAATTATGCCCTGTATTAGAGAAATTCAATGGCGAAGGAGCACCCATCAGTATTGTTTGGCTAAAAACACCTTACATTCTGCCTAAAATAAGAGTCATCATAGATGAAATCATTGCATTATCGAGCCGTCATCCGGATATTTTTGAGGCTTCTTTGTAA
- a CDS encoding 3-oxoacyl-ACP reductase family protein: MNNFNRFKGKVAFIQGGSRGIGAAIVERLALEGASVAFTFVSSHEKAKALAENLTSQGSKVIAIKADSTKTEDIRNAISETIEQLGQIDIVVNNSGTLIWDSIENLTMDDWDKTINTNVRSVFVAIHEAAKHMNNNGRIINISSTNAQRIPFAGGSIYGMSKSALTGLAKGLSRDLGPRGITVNNILPGPVDTDLNPDNGDTSEPVKAIGALGRYGQVEEIASLVAFVASSEAGYITGADLMIDGGFSA, encoded by the coding sequence ATGAATAACTTCAATAGATTCAAAGGTAAGGTCGCTTTTATCCAAGGTGGCAGTCGCGGCATTGGTGCCGCCATTGTTGAGAGATTGGCATTGGAGGGAGCGTCTGTTGCTTTTACATTTGTGTCATCCCACGAAAAAGCTAAAGCGCTTGCTGAGAACTTAACTTCACAAGGTAGCAAAGTCATCGCAATAAAGGCGGATAGCACTAAGACTGAAGATATCAGAAATGCAATCAGCGAAACCATAGAACAACTTGGTCAAATTGATATTGTCGTAAACAACTCAGGTACGCTGATCTGGGACAGTATTGAAAATTTGACGATGGATGATTGGGACAAGACCATCAATACAAACGTACGAAGTGTATTTGTGGCTATTCATGAAGCCGCGAAGCATATGAATAATAACGGCAGAATAATCAATATCAGTAGTACGAACGCTCAGCGCATTCCTTTTGCTGGCGGTTCTATATATGGAATGAGCAAGTCTGCACTAACCGGATTGGCCAAAGGTCTCTCTCGCGATCTAGGCCCTAGAGGTATTACAGTCAACAACATTTTACCTGGTCCGGTAGATACCGACTTAAACCCAGACAATGGCGATACTTCAGAGCCTGTAAAAGCTATCGGTGCACTTGGTCGTTATGGTCAAGTTGAGGAGATTGCTAGCTTAGTAGCATTCGTCGCTAGCTCAGAAGCGGGTTACATCACTGGTGCTGATTTGATGATCGACGGTGGCTTTTCCGCTTAA
- a CDS encoding TerC family protein has protein sequence MLELFLQPEIWVVFATLLILEIVLGVDNVVFISVLCERLPEQQRKVARNLGIGLAVLTRIGLVFSISWVMSLTNPLLSFAHTTFTGRDIIMILGGGFLLAKSAKELWSWLRHTPSSYSTQARTGLAVVLLQIVAVDAVFSMDSVITAVGLTSEVPVMIAAILTSAIFMILTAEKINNLVIRYPGFKTLALLFLVLLGGLLMAEGLAIHINKGYVYFAMVFGLTLELCHIQIKNKHKRTLTIQRIKAYQSKANRVTF, from the coding sequence ATGCTAGAGCTCTTTCTACAACCCGAAATCTGGGTAGTATTTGCAACTTTATTGATTCTTGAAATTGTTTTGGGTGTCGATAATGTCGTCTTCATTTCTGTTCTATGTGAGCGGCTTCCCGAACAGCAACGCAAAGTTGCACGTAATTTAGGTATTGGTCTGGCGGTGTTAACGCGAATAGGTCTTGTATTTTCTATTTCGTGGGTGATGTCTCTGACTAATCCTTTGCTGAGCTTCGCCCATACAACGTTCACCGGGCGAGATATTATTATGATATTGGGTGGTGGTTTTTTGTTAGCTAAAAGTGCGAAAGAACTTTGGTCATGGTTAAGACATACACCATCGTCATATTCGACTCAAGCTAGGACTGGACTAGCCGTCGTACTTCTCCAGATTGTAGCGGTAGATGCCGTTTTTTCAATGGATTCAGTTATAACCGCTGTCGGCTTAACATCTGAAGTGCCCGTTATGATAGCCGCTATTTTGACATCCGCGATTTTTATGATTTTAACAGCGGAAAAAATTAACAACTTGGTTATTCGTTACCCAGGATTTAAAACGCTGGCTTTACTGTTTTTGGTTTTATTAGGAGGGTTGTTGATGGCGGAAGGGCTAGCCATTCATATCAATAAAGGCTACGTGTACTTTGCTATGGTTTTCGGACTAACGCTTGAGTTATGTCATATACAAATAAAAAACAAACATAAGCGAACCTTAACCATCCAGCGAATTAAAGCATATCAGTCCAAAGCGAACCGAGTTACATTCTAA
- the maiA gene encoding maleylacetoacetate isomerase gives MNQNMTLYGYWRSSAAYRVRIGLNLKQLDYESKSVHLVRNGGEQHDPQYRDLNASELVPVLVDGDVQLNQSLAILQYLDEHYSCESSPEVSLIPEQTPLRYQALAMAQDIAIEIHPLNNLRVLQYLERELSCEQEAKMDWLHYWMSQGFSALEEKLSKHRQTHGDSVYSLTDSPCIVDICLVPQVYNALRFGVDMSPYPLINSIVEACNQLPAFIDATPENQADANAPV, from the coding sequence ATGAATCAGAACATGACACTTTACGGCTACTGGCGCTCTTCGGCCGCCTATCGGGTGCGTATTGGATTGAACCTAAAGCAACTCGACTATGAGTCTAAATCGGTGCACTTGGTGCGTAATGGCGGCGAGCAGCATGATCCACAATATCGCGATCTCAATGCCAGTGAATTAGTGCCGGTGCTGGTGGATGGTGACGTTCAACTCAATCAGTCACTGGCTATTCTTCAATATCTCGATGAGCACTATTCTTGTGAGAGTAGCCCGGAAGTCTCGCTGATTCCTGAGCAAACACCACTGCGCTATCAAGCGTTGGCAATGGCTCAGGATATTGCGATAGAAATTCACCCTCTTAATAACCTGCGTGTGCTGCAGTATTTGGAGCGAGAATTATCGTGCGAGCAAGAGGCAAAAATGGATTGGCTTCACTATTGGATGAGCCAAGGTTTCTCGGCGTTAGAAGAGAAGCTTTCTAAGCATCGTCAAACACACGGTGATTCGGTGTATAGCCTCACCGATTCACCATGCATTGTCGATATCTGCTTAGTGCCGCAAGTCTACAATGCGCTGCGTTTTGGCGTTGATATGTCGCCGTATCCGCTGATTAATTCGATTGTTGAAGCGTGTAATCAGTTACCGGCATTCATTGATGCGACGCCAGAGAATCAAGCGGATGCGAATGCACCAGTGTAA
- a CDS encoding fumarylacetoacetate hydrolase family protein: MKLATKKNGTRDGLLVVVSKDLKQCVAATEVFHAMHLAPTMQVALDNWDSVAFQLEELYTSLNNGHVTGSEAFAPQYCESPLPRAYQWADGSAYVNHVELVRKARGAEMPESFWVDPLMYQGGSDAFIGPRDNIEFASDEWGIDFEGEVAIVTGDVPMGASVKQAHDSIRLLMLVNDVSLRGLIPAELAKGFGFFQSKPSSAFSPVAVTPDELGEQWKGSKVHLPLISTYNDQPFGCPNAGVDMTFNFAELVVHAAKTRPLSAGAIIGSGTVSNKQGTDHGTSIAEGGVGYSCIAEVRMIETIRDGKPSTQFMSFGDSIRLEMFDAAGNSIFGAIDQKVSQYRAL; the protein is encoded by the coding sequence ATGAAATTAGCAACCAAGAAAAATGGCACTCGCGATGGCCTGTTGGTGGTCGTGAGTAAAGATCTCAAACAGTGTGTGGCTGCCACTGAAGTCTTCCACGCGATGCACCTTGCACCCACCATGCAGGTGGCTTTGGATAACTGGGACAGCGTGGCTTTTCAGTTAGAAGAGTTATACACCTCGTTAAATAATGGGCATGTGACAGGCAGTGAAGCCTTTGCACCTCAGTATTGTGAATCACCTCTGCCACGCGCTTATCAATGGGCTGATGGCAGCGCTTATGTAAACCACGTTGAGTTGGTGCGTAAGGCTCGTGGTGCTGAGATGCCAGAAAGCTTCTGGGTCGATCCACTCATGTATCAAGGTGGCTCAGATGCCTTTATTGGCCCTCGTGACAACATCGAATTTGCCAGTGACGAGTGGGGCATCGATTTCGAGGGTGAGGTGGCGATTGTCACCGGTGATGTACCGATGGGCGCTAGTGTTAAGCAAGCGCACGATTCGATTCGATTACTGATGTTGGTGAACGATGTGTCGCTGCGCGGTTTGATTCCAGCGGAGCTTGCTAAGGGTTTTGGCTTCTTCCAGTCTAAACCGTCTTCGGCGTTCTCTCCGGTTGCGGTAACACCTGATGAGCTTGGCGAGCAATGGAAAGGCAGTAAGGTACATTTACCATTAATATCGACCTATAACGACCAGCCTTTTGGTTGCCCGAATGCAGGCGTGGATATGACCTTTAACTTTGCCGAGTTAGTTGTGCATGCAGCGAAAACTCGACCACTGTCGGCCGGTGCAATCATAGGTTCAGGCACGGTATCGAATAAACAAGGCACCGATCATGGCACCTCAATTGCCGAGGGCGGCGTAGGCTATTCATGCATTGCCGAAGTTCGCATGATCGAGACGATTCGTGATGGTAAACCTTCGACTCAATTCATGTCGTTTGGTGACTCGATTCGCCTAGAGATGTTTGATGCGGCGGGTAACTCGATTTTTGGTGCGATTGACCAAAAAGTTAGCCAATATCGAGCGTTATAG
- a CDS encoding homogentisate 1,2-dioxygenase: MHKWISFPHREGVCSKQAHADFPEEAIYEREAGRSGFFGPAAHFHHQHAPTGWSEWEGDLRPRAFDFTLVDKASQITPWAVPHLLHNADCKIRVWRMDEKMDFLVRNSDGDELLFIHQGSADLYCDYGHLEVSEGDYVMIPRSTNWRLEPSEPMFILMIENTDAAYSLPEKGMVGNHAVFDPAVLDIPSINDQFRAQYSENQTQVQVKRHDKVSVITYPFNPLDAIGWHGDLAVVKVNWRDIRPLMSHRYHLPPSAHTTFVGAGFVVCTFVPRPIESDPGALKVPFYHNNDDYDEVLFYHAGDFFSRDNIEAGMVTFHPAGFTHGPHPKAFKAGQAHKKKFTDEVAVMIDTRHALQFSDELDSVENKEYVYSWQDSGVKEMADDKK; encoded by the coding sequence ATGCATAAATGGATCTCGTTTCCTCATCGGGAGGGGGTGTGTTCTAAACAAGCGCATGCCGATTTTCCCGAAGAGGCAATCTATGAGCGGGAGGCGGGTCGGAGTGGTTTCTTTGGCCCTGCGGCTCACTTCCATCACCAACATGCCCCAACAGGTTGGTCGGAGTGGGAGGGGGATTTACGCCCTCGCGCTTTTGATTTTACGCTGGTGGACAAAGCCAGTCAGATAACCCCTTGGGCTGTGCCTCATCTTTTGCACAACGCAGACTGCAAAATCCGCGTATGGCGCATGGATGAGAAGATGGATTTCTTGGTGCGTAATTCCGACGGGGATGAGCTGTTGTTCATTCATCAAGGCAGTGCTGATCTCTATTGCGACTATGGCCATTTAGAAGTGAGTGAAGGGGATTACGTGATGATCCCGCGCTCGACCAATTGGCGCTTAGAGCCAAGTGAGCCGATGTTTATCTTGATGATAGAAAACACCGACGCGGCTTATTCCTTGCCAGAGAAAGGCATGGTCGGCAATCACGCGGTGTTTGATCCTGCTGTGCTCGACATACCTTCAATCAACGATCAATTCCGCGCTCAGTACTCAGAAAACCAAACTCAGGTTCAGGTAAAACGCCACGACAAAGTCAGCGTTATTACTTATCCGTTCAATCCATTGGATGCAATTGGTTGGCATGGCGATTTGGCCGTGGTGAAAGTGAATTGGCGCGATATCAGACCCTTGATGTCACATCGCTACCATTTGCCACCCTCTGCGCATACGACGTTTGTTGGCGCAGGCTTTGTGGTGTGTACCTTTGTGCCGCGCCCAATTGAGAGCGATCCTGGGGCGTTGAAAGTGCCGTTCTACCACAACAACGATGATTACGACGAAGTGCTGTTCTATCACGCTGGTGACTTCTTTAGCCGCGACAACATTGAAGCGGGCATGGTGACCTTCCATCCGGCGGGCTTCACTCATGGGCCTCACCCAAAGGCGTTCAAGGCTGGGCAAGCGCACAAGAAGAAGTTTACCGATGAAGTGGCGGTGATGATCGATACTCGCCACGCGCTGCAGTTCTCTGATGAACTCGATAGCGTTGAGAACAAAGAGTATGTCTACAGTTGGCAAGACTCTGGTGTTAAAGAAATGGCTGACGATAAGAAATAA
- the hppD gene encoding 4-hydroxyphenylpyruvate dioxygenase, with product MVDTYNPLGTDGFEFVEYTAVDHKGIEQLKALFVSLGFAEIAKHRSKEAWLYRQGDINFIVNEQPHSQAEAFAKVHGPSVCGMAFRVNEATSAMEQAFKGGGEEYKTEIGPMELSIPAIYGIGESLLYFVDRYGKQSIYDVDFRFYDDAEERMAEANVGLYEIDHLTHNVKQGNMDVWSGFYERIGNFREIRYFDIEGKLTGLVSRAMTSPCGKIRIPINESSDDKSQIEEFIREYNGEGIQHIALATDDIYKTVKTLRDRGMDFMPTPDTYYEKVDERVKGHGEDTDLLRDLRVLIDGAPTKDGILLQIFTQTVIGPVFFEIIQRKGNEGFGEGNFKALFESIEEDQVRRGVLDDA from the coding sequence ATGGTGGATACATACAACCCGCTTGGTACGGATGGATTCGAGTTTGTTGAATACACGGCCGTTGACCACAAGGGAATTGAGCAACTTAAAGCGCTGTTTGTGTCACTTGGTTTCGCTGAGATCGCCAAGCACCGATCAAAAGAGGCTTGGCTGTATCGACAAGGTGACATCAACTTTATCGTTAATGAACAACCACACAGCCAAGCGGAAGCCTTTGCTAAAGTGCATGGGCCATCAGTGTGCGGTATGGCTTTTCGTGTCAACGAAGCAACATCTGCTATGGAGCAAGCATTCAAGGGCGGTGGTGAAGAGTACAAAACAGAAATAGGGCCGATGGAGCTGAGCATTCCTGCCATTTATGGTATCGGTGAAAGTTTGCTTTATTTTGTGGATCGCTATGGCAAGCAGAGCATCTACGACGTTGATTTCCGATTCTATGACGATGCGGAAGAGCGCATGGCCGAAGCTAATGTTGGCTTGTATGAAATCGACCATCTCACGCACAACGTGAAGCAAGGCAATATGGATGTTTGGTCTGGGTTTTATGAGCGCATCGGTAACTTCCGTGAGATTCGCTACTTCGACATTGAAGGTAAGCTGACAGGCCTTGTGAGCCGCGCCATGACCTCACCATGTGGCAAGATCCGAATTCCAATCAATGAGTCTTCAGACGACAAATCACAAATCGAAGAGTTCATCCGCGAATACAACGGCGAAGGTATCCAACACATCGCGCTCGCTACGGATGACATTTACAAAACGGTGAAAACCCTCCGTGATCGCGGCATGGACTTTATGCCAACCCCTGATACCTATTACGAGAAAGTCGACGAGCGTGTGAAAGGCCACGGTGAAGACACTGATCTGCTGCGCGATTTACGTGTTCTGATTGATGGCGCGCCGACCAAAGATGGCATCTTGCTGCAAATTTTCACGCAGACGGTCATCGGCCCTGTATTTTTTGAGATCATTCAGCGTAAAGGCAACGAAGGCTTTGGCGAAGGTAACTTCAAAGCGCTGTTTGAATCGATTGAAGAGGACCAGGTTCGTCGAGGAGTATTAGACGATGCATAA
- a CDS encoding HAD family hydrolase: protein MFKPLYVFDMDETLINADAAMLWNEFLVEKGIATAPNFIEEDKRLMGLYSEGKLNMEDYLTFSMQPLAYMPTEQVTALVEECVEQHILPKQFKQSKFLIDQLARDNIDMLIISASVTFLVEAVGRKIGIENALGIDLIENQGRFTSEISGVPSYREGKVIRLKEWLDNQETNYSDIHFYTDSINDLPLCEHADFAYLVNPCPRLKALADQPNWSILEWD, encoded by the coding sequence ATGTTCAAACCTTTGTATGTATTTGATATGGACGAAACGCTGATCAATGCCGATGCAGCAATGCTTTGGAATGAGTTCTTGGTTGAAAAGGGCATTGCCACTGCGCCCAACTTTATTGAAGAAGATAAGCGCTTAATGGGCCTGTATTCGGAAGGTAAACTGAATATGGAAGATTACCTAACGTTTTCCATGCAACCACTGGCCTACATGCCAACAGAGCAAGTGACTGCCTTGGTGGAAGAGTGTGTCGAACAACATATTTTGCCTAAACAGTTCAAGCAGTCTAAGTTTTTGATTGATCAGCTAGCGCGCGACAACATCGATATGTTGATCATCTCAGCCAGCGTCACTTTTTTAGTGGAAGCGGTCGGCCGTAAGATTGGTATCGAGAACGCACTCGGTATTGATTTGATTGAAAACCAAGGCCGTTTCACATCTGAGATCTCAGGCGTGCCAAGTTACCGTGAAGGTAAAGTGATTCGTTTAAAAGAGTGGTTAGACAATCAAGAAACCAACTACTCAGATATCCACTTTTATACGGATTCAATCAACGACTTACCTTTGTGTGAACACGCTGATTTTGCTTATTTGGTGAACCCATGCCCGCGTTTAAAAGCGTTAGCTGATCAACCGAATTGGTCGATTTTGGAGTGGGATTAA
- a CDS encoding ABC transporter ATP-binding protein produces the protein MSYVNAKNLTKRFGDNTVFEDIQFSIEKGEFITLLGPSGCGKSTLLRSLAGLNPVDGGEIWVNGEEITHQVPQQRGIGMVFQSYALFPNMTVEGNIAFGLKMKKFAADEIKHEVAKVIGLVDLTGKEKFYPHQLSGGQRQRVALARALVVKPRILLLDEPLSALDAKIRKHLRQQIRDIQKEMNLTTIFVTHDQEEAMIMSDRIFLMNKGEIVQAGTPEEIYTQPANEFVAGFMGHYNLVLANKAKQLFNIETDWKVAIRPESIYVKEQGRQYGEHISAPKTGTIRNHQLLGNVIRYQVDVDECELTVDLLNRSSERLLANGSQLELLFNLNEIQPVRA, from the coding sequence ATGAGCTATGTAAATGCGAAAAACCTCACCAAGCGTTTTGGTGACAACACAGTGTTTGAAGATATTCAATTCTCAATCGAGAAGGGCGAATTCATTACTCTGCTTGGCCCAAGTGGCTGTGGTAAATCGACTCTACTCCGCAGCTTGGCTGGCCTGAATCCTGTCGATGGTGGCGAGATCTGGGTTAACGGCGAAGAGATTACTCACCAAGTGCCGCAACAGCGTGGTATCGGCATGGTGTTTCAATCTTATGCGCTGTTTCCGAACATGACGGTTGAAGGAAATATTGCCTTTGGCCTGAAAATGAAAAAGTTTGCCGCCGATGAGATTAAGCACGAAGTTGCGAAAGTAATTGGGCTGGTGGACTTAACGGGCAAAGAGAAATTCTACCCACATCAGTTATCGGGTGGCCAGCGTCAACGTGTCGCCTTAGCTAGAGCCTTGGTGGTCAAGCCGCGTATTCTATTGCTCGATGAGCCGCTTTCGGCGCTGGATGCGAAGATCCGTAAACACCTACGCCAACAGATCCGAGATATTCAAAAAGAGATGAACCTGACCACGATCTTCGTGACTCACGATCAAGAAGAAGCGATGATCATGTCTGACCGCATCTTTTTGATGAATAAAGGTGAGATCGTCCAAGCGGGTACACCCGAAGAGATCTACACTCAACCTGCCAATGAGTTCGTGGCGGGGTTCATGGGGCACTACAATCTGGTGCTAGCGAATAAAGCTAAGCAGTTGTTCAATATTGAAACCGATTGGAAAGTAGCGATTCGACCTGAATCTATCTACGTTAAAGAGCAAGGCCGACAGTATGGCGAGCATATCTCCGCGCCGAAAACGGGCACCATTCGCAACCACCAGCTGCTGGGTAACGTGATTCGCTACCAAGTGGACGTCGATGAGTGTGAACTGACGGTTGACCTACTTAACCGTTCCTCTGAGCGACTGTTGGCAAACGGCAGCCAACTTGAACTCCTGTTTAACCTTAACGAAATTCAACCTGTGAGAGCCTAA
- a CDS encoding ABC transporter permease: protein MNTVNTRFHKTVVYSIVGIMMIPILATFIYSISSRWGATILPDGFTLDWYINLLTDPRFLQAFGRSLFICVVALSLSVVLVLPAIFVVFYYFPKLDKVMNILILLPFAVPPVVSSVGLLQLYADSEISLIGTPWILIGTYFTIALPFMYRAIANSFEAINLHDLMDAAHLLGASTTKAFLLIILPNLKKGLMASLFLSFSFLLGEFVFANILVGTRYETLQIYLYNMRQTSGHFTSALVMTYFLFIFLLTWLASRFSQGTK, encoded by the coding sequence ATGAACACCGTCAATACTCGCTTTCATAAAACGGTTGTCTATTCGATTGTTGGCATCATGATGATCCCGATCTTAGCGACCTTTATCTATTCAATCTCTTCTCGATGGGGCGCGACGATCCTGCCGGATGGCTTCACGTTGGATTGGTACATCAACTTATTGACCGATCCTCGCTTCTTACAAGCCTTTGGTCGTTCACTGTTTATCTGTGTGGTGGCACTGTCATTGAGTGTGGTGTTGGTTCTGCCTGCGATTTTCGTGGTGTTTTACTATTTCCCGAAGCTCGACAAGGTGATGAATATCCTGATCTTATTGCCGTTCGCGGTGCCGCCAGTAGTGTCGTCAGTCGGCTTGCTTCAGCTGTATGCAGACAGCGAAATCTCACTGATAGGCACGCCGTGGATTCTGATTGGTACTTACTTCACCATCGCTCTACCATTCATGTACCGCGCGATTGCCAACAGCTTTGAAGCGATCAACCTGCACGACTTGATGGACGCTGCTCACCTGCTTGGTGCAAGCACCACCAAGGCGTTCTTGTTGATTATTCTGCCAAACCTTAAGAAAGGCTTAATGGCGTCATTGTTCTTGTCGTTCTCGTTCCTATTAGGCGAGTTCGTGTTCGCCAACATCTTGGTGGGTACACGTTACGAGACACTGCAAATCTACCTATACAACATGCGTCAAACCAGCGGCCACTTCACGTCAGCCCTTGTGATGACGTACTTCCTGTTTATTTTCTTACTGACTTGGTTGGCAAGTCGTTTCAGCCAGGGAACAAAATAA
- a CDS encoding ABC transporter permease, with product MSSSVITQSDGSALKPKTKSLFQRFKPALWLAPFALFFYLFQLAPMVWVLINSFFYDDELSLENYSEIFDSAFMMQAFGNSLWLSIWSSIVGLAIATLLVSSLRRVDSKIRDAVIAFINMSSNFSGVPLSFAFIIILGTNGAITLLLKQYGLLGDFDLYGKWGLLAIYIYFQIPLAVLLLYPAFDALSDDWQAASALLGAKTWQYWTKIALPVLSPALFGTFIILIANAIGAYASVYALTSGNYNVITIRIASLVSGDLFLEPNLAAAISVILMAMLAFITVINQWLISKSYAGKRK from the coding sequence ATGAGCAGTTCTGTAATCACGCAGAGCGATGGCTCTGCGCTTAAACCCAAAACCAAATCTTTGTTTCAACGCTTCAAGCCCGCCTTGTGGCTTGCGCCTTTCGCGCTGTTTTTCTATCTGTTCCAACTGGCACCTATGGTTTGGGTGCTGATCAACAGCTTCTTCTACGACGATGAGCTCTCTCTCGAAAACTATTCTGAAATATTCGATTCTGCCTTCATGATGCAGGCCTTCGGTAACAGTTTATGGTTGTCGATTTGGTCGAGCATTGTTGGTTTAGCGATCGCGACTCTGCTCGTTTCTTCACTGCGCCGCGTTGATTCTAAAATCCGCGATGCGGTGATTGCCTTCATCAACATGAGCAGCAACTTCTCTGGTGTGCCTTTGTCGTTCGCTTTCATCATCATCTTGGGCACCAATGGTGCGATCACCTTATTGCTCAAGCAGTATGGATTATTGGGTGATTTCGACCTGTACGGTAAATGGGGTTTGCTGGCGATTTACATCTACTTCCAGATCCCATTAGCGGTGTTGTTGCTGTATCCAGCGTTCGATGCCTTGAGTGACGACTGGCAAGCCGCTTCGGCATTGCTTGGCGCGAAAACTTGGCAGTACTGGACCAAAATCGCGCTGCCTGTGCTATCTCCTGCCTTGTTCGGCACCTTCATCATTTTGATTGCTAATGCGATTGGCGCCTACGCGAGCGTGTATGCGTTGACCTCGGGCAACTACAACGTAATTACGATTCGAATCGCGAGCTTGGTATCGGGAGATCTGTTCTTAGAACCAAACCTAGCTGCTGCAATTTCAGTGATTCTGATGGCGATGCTGGCCTTCATCACCGTGATTAACCAATGGCTTATCAGCAAAAGCTACGCAGGGAAGAGAAAGTAA
- a CDS encoding alkaline phosphatase family protein encodes MSNKVILVVLDGLNYQVARDCMGYLNGLLELSDLQTKQGDMHEKQGDSYNKQSTSQSTQENKLRATLYPVQCELPSMSRPLYECILTGVRPVESGIVNNQIVRLSNHESIFSLAKLQGKVTAAAAYHWVSELYNRAPFDAVRDRFTNDETMNIQHGCFYHWDHYPDEALFLDAEHLRVTHQPDFLLIHPMNIDDIGHKHGLDSRQYRNSARGADIYLSNYLEKWVDDGYQVIITSDHGMNNDLSHGGILPEEREVPFFVIGDKFTHQECSVKQTDICGSVCQLLNLEHDKSYTQELLAL; translated from the coding sequence ATGAGCAATAAGGTTATCCTTGTTGTTCTAGATGGACTGAACTATCAGGTAGCCCGTGATTGCATGGGCTACCTGAACGGTCTTCTAGAACTAAGCGATTTGCAGACAAAACAGGGTGATATGCATGAGAAACAGGGCGATTCGTACAATAAACAGAGCACTTCGCAGAGCACGCAAGAAAACAAGCTGCGCGCCACGCTTTACCCTGTGCAGTGTGAGCTGCCATCTATGTCACGCCCACTGTATGAGTGCATTCTGACCGGTGTTCGCCCTGTCGAGAGTGGCATCGTCAACAATCAAATCGTGCGTTTATCGAATCACGAGTCGATCTTTAGCTTGGCGAAATTGCAGGGCAAAGTGACGGCTGCAGCGGCATATCATTGGGTGAGTGAGCTGTATAACCGAGCGCCATTTGATGCTGTACGCGACCGTTTCACTAACGATGAAACCATGAATATCCAACACGGCTGTTTTTACCACTGGGATCACTACCCAGATGAAGCCTTGTTCTTGGATGCTGAGCACTTGCGTGTTACTCATCAGCCGGACTTCTTGTTGATTCACCCAATGAACATTGACGACATAGGGCACAAGCACGGGTTGGATTCTCGCCAGTACCGCAACAGTGCTCGTGGCGCGGATATTTACCTATCAAACTATCTTGAGAAGTGGGTAGACGATGGTTATCAGGTGATCATCACCAGTGACCACGGCATGAACAATGACTTGTCTCACGGTGGCATTCTGCCTGAAGAGCGTGAAGTGCCATTCTTTGTGATTGGCGATAAGTTCACACACCAAGAGTGTTCAGTGAAACAGACCGATATCTGCGGCAGCGTCTGTCAGCTACTCAACCTTGAACACGATAAATCTTATACTCAGGAATTGTTGGCCTTATGA